Within the Acidimicrobiales bacterium genome, the region CCCACGGCTTCGACCCGCCCTTCGAGGGCGCGGCCCAGGCCGACGGCCACGACTATGGCCACCTGCTCGGTGGAGACATCGAGCCTGGCATCCAGATCGGCTCGTGCAAGTCGACGGGTGGAGGTTGGGGCGAGGTGCTGGTGGCACACACCAGCCAACTCCACGATGTTCCCGACGATTTGGACGACGCCTCAGCCGTGGTGGTCGAGCCCGTCGCCGCCGGAATCCACGCCGCTCTGAAGGCCGACGTCCCCGACGGTGGCCTGGTCGCGGTGCTCGGCGCCGGGATGATGGGGCTGGCGGCCATCGCGGGGCTGCGCCACCACACACCGACGGGCACCATCGTGGCCGGGGCGCGCTATCCGCATCAGCACCGTTTGGCCAAGCTGGCCGGCGCCGACGTTGTGGTGTCGCCCGACGAGGTGGCGCGCGCTGTCAGGCGCATCACGGGTTGTGGTGTCATCGGCCCCCGGCTGGCAGGTGGGGCCGACGCGGTGATCGATGCTGTCGGCAACTCCGAGTCGCTCACCGACGCAATTGGAATCACCAGGCCTCGGGGCCGCGTCGTCATGCTGGGAATGCCGGCCCAGGTCAGCACCGACCTGACTGCACTGTGGCATCGCGAAACCGAGCTGGTCGGCTCATACTGCTACGGCACCGAACACAGCCACGGTGGCAAGCACACCTATGAGCTGGCATTCGAGTTGGTGCGCCAGCTCGACCTGGGTCGGCTGGTCAGCGCCACCTACGCGCTCGACGACTATGTCGACGCGATCGATCACGCCGCTGCGGCCGGCGCTCGCGGAGCGGTGCGAATCGCCTTCGAGATCGGTTGATGGGCGACGGATCGCTCATCGGAAACGACCCACTCGATGCTTCGAGCCTTCCGCAGGTCGGTGCTCACGCCTTCGAGCAGGTGAGCCCGAAACATCTCTCCATCTCGACCGCGGCCTTGGCCGGATTCACCGCCCTGGCCGCCGCATTGGCCGTGTTCGCCACAGCGTTCGCCTCGTCCAACACCGACGGGCGCCAAGCGCTGTACTGGGGGTCATCGGCCACGGCCCTGGTGCTGGCCGTTGGAATCGCGGGTGTCGTCTACCTGAGAGCCAGGTATCGGCGGCTGGGGTATCTGCTTCGCCAGCACGACATCTCGGTGCGGCGCGGCGTGTTGGTGGTGTCGGTGCAGACCGTTCCCTTCGGTCGGGTTCAGAACGTGCGCGTCGATCGCGGCCCGCTCGACCGCGCAGTGGGCCTTGCATCGCTGACGGTCACCAGCGCAGGCGGGTCGCTGGCCGTTCCGGGCCTTCCGGTCGAAATCGCCGAGGCGTTGAAAGAGACTGTGGTCGCCCGAGCCGGACTCGATCAAGGCGAGACCCACAACGGCGAACGATGAACGCCGACTTCGACATCTTGTCGAGCAGGCGTCGCCAATCGGTTTGGGCCCCGGTGTTCATCGCCATCACAGCTCTGCGCCGCCTGGGGCTGGGCCAACTGGCAATCGCCGCCGTCCTGGTTGCCACCGGGCGCCTCCCCGGGCCCGAGTTGCTTGTCGTCCCGCTGATCGTGGCCGCGCTGGCAGCGTGGGCGGTGGTCGCTTGGTACCGCTACACCTTCGTGGTCGAGAACGACACCCTCATCGTCGATAGCGGAGTTGTGTCGTCCAGACGAGTGGTCGTGCCGCTGGCGCGGATCCAGAGCGTCGACATCGAGCAGCAGCTTCTACACAGGCCGATCGGCCTGGTCGAGGTGAAGATCGACACTGCGGGCGGAGAAGCCGAGATCGTCGTTTCGGCCACGTCGCGCGATATCGCTGAAGCACTTCAACGTTTGGCGGGCTCGGGGGTCGTTCGGGCCACGCCATCGCCTGGCGAAACGGGCGATGCACCGCCGGCCGCCCCACAGCGCGAGGTGCTGGCCAAGCGCTCTGCGTCGGACCTGGTGGTAATGGCGCTGACCAACCGGCCACTGGCCGGGTTGGTGCTGATCGCACCCCTGATGGGCATGGCCGACGACGTGCTGGGCACATTCGGCCTGTGGCCCGAGAGCGCTGTGCCCGGTGATCTACCTCAGGTCGGGTCGCTGGCCGTATCGATCGCGCTGACGTTGGTGGTCGCTCTGGGTGCGCTGGTGGCTCTGCAGATCGCCTGGACCTTCGTGACCGAGTTCGACCTCACCCTCAGCCGAGACGACCGGGTTCTGCGGCGCGAGTCTGGGCTGTTCGACAGGCGTAGTGCATCCAGTGCCATCACGCGAATACAGCAGCTGGAAACCGATCAGAGCCTCCTGCAGCGCCTGGTCGACCACCGAACCATCAGGCTGCCAACGGCGGGCGAAAGCGACTCGCTGAGGTTGCCCGGCGCCAGCAGAAGCGAACTGGATGTGTTGCGCTGCCTCACCATCGATGCCGACGCCCGCCTGGCCGATCTGGAGCGCACGATCGATCCGAGCGCGACCCTGTATTGGTTTCGCTGGCCCGCTGTGGCGGTGCTGGTGGGAACGACGGCCGCAGCGATCACTACCTCGCCCCTCGCCTTGCTGGCGT harbors:
- a CDS encoding PH domain-containing protein; translation: MNADFDILSSRRRQSVWAPVFIAITALRRLGLGQLAIAAVLVATGRLPGPELLVVPLIVAALAAWAVVAWYRYTFVVENDTLIVDSGVVSSRRVVVPLARIQSVDIEQQLLHRPIGLVEVKIDTAGGEAEIVVSATSRDIAEALQRLAGSGVVRATPSPGETGDAPPAAPQREVLAKRSASDLVVMALTNRPLAGLVLIAPLMGMADDVLGTFGLWPESAVPGDLPQVGSLAVSIALTLVVALGALVALQIAWTFVTEFDLTLSRDDRVLRRESGLFDRRSASSAITRIQQLETDQSLLQRLVDHRTIRLPTAGESDSLRLPGASRSELDVLRCLTIDADARLADLERTIDPSATLYWFRWPAVAVLVGTTAAAITTSPLALLAWAALAPLWLYNRALQRSWRWDLTETGLATSRGVLSTERTEVTMRRVQRATVTQNLYQRRRGVATFVLRTAEGSVEIPFLTQEQAEALRDRVLYTVLTDRRPWF
- a CDS encoding zinc-binding dehydrogenase, encoding MKALLFERKEARFVAAAAASRFRPGVGARVGPLRLADISEPELPSPDWVRVSPTLSGICGSDLSTIDGHSSRYFEPLITFPFVLGHEVVGRTDDGRRVLIEPVLGHAAHGFDPPFEGAAQADGHDYGHLLGGDIEPGIQIGSCKSTGGGWGEVLVAHTSQLHDVPDDLDDASAVVVEPVAAGIHAALKADVPDGGLVAVLGAGMMGLAAIAGLRHHTPTGTIVAGARYPHQHRLAKLAGADVVVSPDEVARAVRRITGCGVIGPRLAGGADAVIDAVGNSESLTDAIGITRPRGRVVMLGMPAQVSTDLTALWHRETELVGSYCYGTEHSHGGKHTYELAFELVRQLDLGRLVSATYALDDYVDAIDHAAAAGARGAVRIAFEIG
- a CDS encoding PH domain-containing protein encodes the protein MGDGSLIGNDPLDASSLPQVGAHAFEQVSPKHLSISTAALAGFTALAAALAVFATAFASSNTDGRQALYWGSSATALVLAVGIAGVVYLRARYRRLGYLLRQHDISVRRGVLVVSVQTVPFGRVQNVRVDRGPLDRAVGLASLTVTSAGGSLAVPGLPVEIAEALKETVVARAGLDQGETHNGER